Proteins found in one Sporosarcina jeotgali genomic segment:
- a CDS encoding penicillin acylase family protein: MAKHAQHQKRMGKPLKILLWILAALVVIVAAALIFVNVYIGKSKPLIEGNVQLSVLDEDVTVTRDENGVPHLEATSDADLYRAQGYVHAQDRLFQMDLARRQASGRLSEVVGAKAIDTDKQFRTFSLRNAAEKSFDTYGDDAKQVLEWYADGVNAFMDEVKDNGKLSYEFKLLGYEPEPWTPIDSLTIGKYMAYDLGGKWTPQAMRHWALNHYSEEKAQDLFITYPENAESIMEANLKNPVQVTGQFDPELLPHEFNGSNNWVVSGDKTKSGMPLLADDPHLGLSTPSIWHQIHLKSPEQNVSGVIFAGIPGIILGHNEKVAWGVTNVGPDVQDLYIEIPNPDDPTQFQYDDEWEQAEVRDETIRVKDEEDVPFEVVVTRHGPIITDIIYEDEKPDAVFSMQWTALEPSNELEAIMDLNKADDWESFETALESFSAPAQNFVFASTDGTIAFKANGKIPIRKKGDAQLPVPGNSSEYGWDGYVPYDELPTLVNPDEGFIATANNEVVDEKYPYHITKFWAQPYRYERIAEVLRDGDDFTAKDMMNLQMDQKNLHAGEFLDSLIGSIEKLDRKGSYTKVLDEMKEWDQVDSADAPQPLIFHKLMKQLPVTMFASDMPADVYEFMPGKPQLTDQFLRSAYKGDPSSWVAEYGGVDQWVFDAFEKTIASLKEEYGDKSEKWKWGDFHQLVFPHPLSGASPILARFLDPKKQPVGGSGITVQAASFKDDGSANHGASWRFVADMDDLSKAYHIVGPGQSGHVKSQWFHDQADDWVRGDFHETVLTGDVKDGHVLTLEAK, from the coding sequence ATGGCAAAACATGCACAGCATCAAAAGAGAATGGGCAAACCACTGAAGATTCTTCTATGGATTCTCGCGGCACTAGTCGTCATTGTTGCAGCTGCACTTATCTTTGTAAACGTTTACATAGGAAAATCGAAGCCGCTGATTGAAGGAAACGTTCAACTCTCTGTTCTGGACGAAGACGTAACCGTGACCCGAGATGAAAATGGTGTCCCTCATTTGGAGGCAACGTCCGACGCCGATTTATATCGCGCGCAAGGGTATGTTCATGCACAAGATCGACTGTTTCAAATGGATCTCGCGCGGAGACAGGCGAGTGGCAGACTCTCTGAAGTAGTTGGTGCGAAAGCGATTGACACCGACAAACAATTCCGCACATTCAGTCTGAGAAACGCAGCCGAGAAATCATTTGACACATACGGCGATGATGCCAAGCAAGTGTTGGAATGGTACGCAGATGGCGTGAATGCATTCATGGACGAAGTCAAAGACAATGGAAAGTTGTCCTATGAATTCAAGTTGCTTGGCTATGAACCAGAACCATGGACGCCGATTGACTCGCTGACGATTGGAAAGTATATGGCATATGACTTAGGTGGAAAGTGGACGCCGCAAGCCATGAGACACTGGGCGCTTAATCATTATTCTGAAGAAAAAGCACAAGATTTGTTCATTACCTATCCGGAAAATGCAGAATCCATTATGGAAGCAAATCTAAAAAATCCCGTTCAAGTGACAGGGCAGTTTGACCCCGAATTACTTCCACATGAATTTAACGGAAGCAACAACTGGGTTGTATCGGGGGATAAAACAAAATCAGGAATGCCGCTGCTGGCGGATGATCCTCATTTAGGACTCAGTACACCGTCGATTTGGCATCAAATTCACTTGAAGTCACCGGAACAGAATGTCAGCGGTGTCATTTTTGCAGGGATTCCTGGCATCATTCTCGGTCATAACGAGAAAGTTGCATGGGGCGTAACAAACGTGGGTCCGGACGTTCAAGATCTCTATATCGAAATACCAAATCCCGACGATCCAACTCAATTCCAATACGATGATGAATGGGAGCAAGCCGAAGTCCGTGACGAAACCATCCGAGTGAAAGACGAAGAAGATGTACCATTCGAAGTTGTCGTCACTAGGCACGGACCAATCATTACTGACATCATTTATGAGGATGAAAAACCGGATGCGGTGTTCTCGATGCAATGGACGGCACTGGAACCGAGTAATGAGCTTGAAGCGATTATGGACTTGAACAAAGCGGACGATTGGGAGTCCTTTGAAACAGCTTTGGAATCGTTCAGTGCACCTGCACAAAATTTTGTCTTCGCCTCAACAGATGGAACGATTGCATTCAAAGCGAATGGGAAAATCCCAATCCGTAAAAAGGGCGATGCCCAGCTGCCGGTTCCAGGGAATTCATCTGAATACGGATGGGATGGCTATGTTCCGTATGATGAATTGCCAACTCTAGTGAACCCTGACGAAGGATTCATTGCTACCGCAAACAATGAAGTTGTAGATGAAAAATATCCGTACCACATTACGAAGTTTTGGGCGCAGCCTTACCGCTATGAGCGGATTGCAGAAGTGCTTCGCGATGGGGATGACTTTACTGCAAAAGACATGATGAACTTACAAATGGATCAAAAGAATTTACATGCTGGAGAATTTTTAGACTCACTGATTGGATCCATTGAAAAGCTGGATCGAAAAGGGAGTTACACGAAAGTTTTAGATGAGATGAAAGAATGGGATCAAGTGGATTCAGCAGACGCACCACAGCCTTTAATCTTCCATAAACTTATGAAACAATTACCAGTTACCATGTTTGCCTCAGATATGCCTGCGGACGTTTACGAATTCATGCCAGGGAAGCCGCAATTGACGGATCAGTTTCTTCGAAGTGCGTATAAAGGAGACCCCTCTTCTTGGGTGGCTGAGTATGGAGGAGTTGACCAATGGGTATTTGATGCATTTGAAAAGACGATCGCAAGTTTAAAAGAAGAGTATGGAGATAAGTCGGAGAAGTGGAAGTGGGGAGATTTCCATCAGCTCGTATTCCCGCATCCGTTATCTGGCGCTTCACCGATATTAGCACGTTTCCTGGATCCGAAAAAGCAGCCTGTTGGCGGATCAGGGATTACCGTTCAAGCTGCTTCTTTCAAAGACGATGGCAGTGCCAATCACGGGGCTTCATGGCGTTTCGTTGCTGATATGGATGACTTATCCAAGGCCTACCATATTGTAGGGCCAGGACAAAGCGGCCACGTAAAGTCGCAATGGTTCCATGACCAAGCGGATGATTGGGTCCGAGGAGATTTCCATGAGACTGTTTTGACGGGTGATGTGAAAGACGGGCACGTGTTGACACTGGAAGCGAAATAA
- a CDS encoding DUF4064 domain-containing protein: MNRTAEKVLGIIGLVFTALGVIASIFGAVLFSMFSSNPDFRTEMEMEFYSDPTMTPADIDIIFNIFDGIGGFIWLGVIFLVISLVLTIIGLVNIWKNKNPKLAGIMFILGGLTGGILSLTSILLYIAGILCLTKKQTTVYQDDQIITDTPPEDGGMRPL, from the coding sequence TTGAACCGAACGGCAGAGAAAGTATTAGGAATCATAGGATTAGTCTTTACAGCATTAGGAGTTATCGCATCCATCTTTGGTGCAGTTCTATTTAGTATGTTCAGCTCGAATCCAGATTTTCGTACAGAAATGGAAATGGAGTTCTATTCAGATCCAACAATGACACCTGCAGATATTGATATAATTTTTAACATTTTTGATGGAATTGGCGGCTTCATATGGTTAGGAGTTATATTCTTAGTTATCAGCTTAGTGCTGACGATCATTGGGTTAGTCAACATTTGGAAGAACAAAAATCCGAAACTTGCAGGAATCATGTTTATCCTTGGAGGATTAACGGGTGGTATTCTATCTCTTACTTCAATCCTGCTTTATATCGCTGGTATTCTCTGTCTGACTAAGAAACAGACAACTGTGTATCAGGATGACCAAATTATCACCGACACACCGCCTGAAGACGGCGGAATGCGTCCATTGTAA
- a CDS encoding CvfB family protein translates to MTNTLAGTVQKVRVLELEGSRWSLDLDGTELYMNASEAPETLQAGDTPDVFLFMNRRGELAASMQLPHMTMGTYGWARVLRVDDQYGAYVDIGAAFEVLVNKADLPHVRKLWPKIDDALYMTLRTDPAGTIFGRLATEERVLDVIGVAEQWRMNDNLTARPYRLLPVGAFLLSVPDNFRIFIHASEMAAEPRLGEELKVRIIDVQEDGTLNGSLLPRKQERMGDDAEMIFAYLQETNGKMPFTDKSSPEEIEEMFSLSKGAFKRALGRLMKDGKIEQRDGWTSLKV, encoded by the coding sequence ATGACAAATACACTTGCAGGAACAGTTCAAAAAGTTCGCGTACTGGAGCTTGAAGGCTCACGCTGGTCACTCGATTTAGATGGAACCGAATTGTATATGAACGCTTCTGAAGCACCTGAAACACTACAAGCAGGAGATACTCCGGATGTTTTCCTCTTCATGAACCGACGCGGGGAACTTGCCGCATCGATGCAATTGCCGCACATGACGATGGGAACATACGGATGGGCACGCGTATTGCGGGTAGACGACCAATACGGAGCATATGTTGATATTGGTGCAGCCTTTGAAGTGCTTGTGAACAAAGCGGATCTGCCGCATGTCCGCAAGCTATGGCCGAAGATTGATGATGCGCTTTATATGACACTGCGCACGGATCCGGCTGGAACGATTTTCGGACGTCTGGCAACGGAAGAACGCGTACTGGATGTTATCGGTGTTGCTGAACAATGGCGCATGAATGATAACTTGACCGCTCGTCCGTATCGTCTGCTGCCTGTAGGTGCTTTCCTGCTGAGCGTTCCGGATAATTTCCGGATCTTCATACACGCTAGCGAAATGGCTGCAGAGCCCCGTCTTGGAGAAGAACTGAAAGTCCGAATCATTGATGTACAAGAAGATGGCACGTTAAACGGATCGCTTCTGCCGCGAAAGCAAGAGCGCATGGGTGACGATGCAGAAATGATTTTTGCATACTTGCAGGAGACGAACGGGAAAATGCCGTTCACCGACAAATCGTCACCAGAGGAAATCGAGGAAATGTTCAGCTTAAGCAAAGGTGCTTTTAAACGTGCTTTAGGCCGTTTGATGAAAGACGGCAAAATCGAACAGCGTGATGGCTGGACATCCCTCAAAGTGTAA
- a CDS encoding ArsR/SmtB family transcription factor, whose amino-acid sequence MIDTCDEQIIHDSLVVEIQEELPRVGDMVQLFKALADETRLKIAFSLTLKQELCVCDVGAIIGASNATASHHLRYLKENGLAHSERRGKMVYYSLADDHVLQLVKIAHEHTMEGEKNG is encoded by the coding sequence ATGATCGATACGTGCGATGAACAGATAATTCATGACTCGCTAGTAGTTGAAATTCAAGAAGAATTACCGCGTGTTGGGGATATGGTGCAGCTCTTTAAAGCGCTGGCAGATGAAACGCGGCTTAAAATTGCTTTTTCACTCACATTGAAACAAGAGCTTTGTGTATGTGACGTGGGAGCGATCATCGGCGCTTCCAACGCAACCGCTTCTCATCATCTGCGCTATTTAAAAGAAAATGGATTAGCACACTCGGAACGAAGGGGTAAGATGGTCTATTACTCACTCGCGGATGATCACGTACTGCAGCTTGTTAAAATTGCGCACGAACATACGATGGAAGGTGAAAAGAATGGCTGA
- a CDS encoding heavy metal translocating P-type ATPase, with the protein MAETDRTEYRLENLSCANCAMKFEKNVSRLPHVEAATVNFGASKLSFAGDATVGELESAGAFDGIRVVPVSQRKPTQKTPFFKRRENIVSLISLVFLLAGLFLSNKYGETNVTAIALFAIAIVVGGTSMFIDGLKNLVRLEFDMNTLMTIAIIGAAIIGEWREAAVVVLLFAISEALESYSMNKARQSISSLVDIAPPSATIRRNGETFELPTEDIRVGDVLIVKPGQKIAMDGTVQSGYSTVNQAAITGESVPVIKEIDDTVFAGTLNEEGSLEVTVTKLVEDTTIAKIIHLVEDAQAEKAPSQQFIDKFAKYYTPAIIVIAALTAVIPPLLGADWQTWIYQGLAVLVVGCPCALVVSTPVAIVTAIGNAARQGVLIKGGVHLEEMGHIKTVAFDKTGTLTKGYPEVTDIITANGVEEAQLLQSVAAVERLSQHPLARALVNASEARSLEVMQAENFQSVTGKGAVADVGGKKVSVGSLRWMEELTELPKDAKTTAATMQTEGKSVMGAVIDGVFAGLFAVADPVRVESKLVLDRLKEIGVDTTVMLTGDDPKTAQAIAARLGIDDVRAGLMPEDKLIAIRELSEGKKRVAMVGDGINDAPALAAASVGIAMGGAGTDAALETADIALMADDLEQLPYTVKLSRKTLRTIKENIMFAVGLKIAALLLVIPGWLTLWIAIFADMGATLLVVLNSLRLMRIQK; encoded by the coding sequence ATGGCTGAAACGGACAGAACAGAATATCGGCTGGAGAATTTGAGCTGTGCGAACTGTGCGATGAAATTTGAAAAAAACGTCAGCCGTCTTCCTCATGTTGAAGCGGCGACTGTGAACTTCGGTGCCAGTAAACTTTCGTTTGCAGGGGACGCGACCGTCGGTGAACTTGAATCAGCTGGTGCATTTGACGGCATTCGGGTTGTCCCGGTATCCCAGCGGAAACCGACTCAGAAAACACCATTCTTCAAACGGAGAGAAAACATTGTTTCACTTATTTCTCTCGTGTTTCTTCTGGCAGGTTTATTTTTATCCAATAAATACGGAGAAACGAACGTAACGGCAATCGCTCTTTTTGCAATCGCAATAGTAGTCGGCGGAACTTCCATGTTCATCGATGGGCTCAAAAACCTCGTACGCCTGGAATTTGATATGAACACCCTGATGACCATTGCAATTATCGGCGCCGCAATCATTGGGGAATGGCGCGAAGCCGCTGTTGTCGTACTTCTATTTGCAATTAGTGAAGCACTGGAATCCTATTCCATGAACAAAGCCCGGCAATCCATTAGCAGTTTAGTGGACATCGCGCCTCCTTCAGCAACGATCAGAAGAAACGGAGAAACGTTTGAGCTGCCAACAGAAGATATTCGAGTTGGAGACGTCCTAATTGTAAAGCCGGGTCAGAAAATTGCGATGGATGGTACGGTCCAATCCGGGTATTCTACCGTAAACCAAGCCGCCATTACCGGCGAATCTGTACCCGTCATCAAGGAAATAGATGATACCGTTTTCGCAGGGACACTGAACGAAGAAGGGTCCCTTGAAGTTACCGTAACCAAATTAGTCGAAGACACGACGATTGCTAAAATCATTCATCTTGTTGAAGATGCACAAGCTGAAAAAGCGCCTTCGCAACAATTCATCGACAAATTCGCAAAATATTATACGCCGGCGATTATCGTTATCGCAGCGCTAACAGCCGTTATTCCGCCACTTCTCGGTGCGGATTGGCAAACGTGGATTTATCAAGGGCTGGCAGTTCTAGTCGTAGGTTGTCCGTGTGCATTAGTCGTATCCACCCCTGTTGCGATCGTCACAGCAATTGGCAATGCAGCGCGTCAAGGTGTGCTCATTAAAGGCGGCGTCCACTTAGAAGAAATGGGTCACATCAAGACCGTTGCGTTCGATAAAACCGGTACATTGACGAAAGGATATCCAGAGGTAACGGATATTATCACCGCAAATGGAGTGGAAGAAGCGCAACTTCTGCAGTCAGTCGCAGCAGTAGAGCGTCTCTCACAGCACCCCCTGGCACGTGCACTTGTCAATGCATCAGAGGCGCGCAGCCTCGAAGTGATGCAAGCTGAAAACTTCCAATCTGTCACAGGTAAGGGCGCAGTCGCGGATGTAGGTGGTAAGAAAGTGTCTGTCGGAAGTCTCCGCTGGATGGAGGAACTGACAGAACTGCCGAAAGATGCAAAAACAACTGCCGCTACTATGCAGACAGAAGGTAAATCTGTAATGGGCGCTGTGATCGACGGTGTATTTGCCGGATTATTTGCAGTCGCGGACCCCGTTAGAGTGGAAAGTAAACTCGTCCTTGACCGTTTGAAAGAAATCGGTGTAGATACAACTGTCATGCTGACAGGGGACGACCCGAAAACGGCGCAAGCAATTGCTGCCCGTTTAGGAATTGACGATGTGCGTGCAGGGCTTATGCCGGAAGATAAACTCATTGCAATCCGTGAATTGAGTGAAGGTAAAAAGCGCGTGGCAATGGTTGGAGATGGCATTAATGATGCCCCTGCACTTGCTGCAGCATCAGTGGGTATCGCAATGGGAGGTGCCGGAACGGATGCGGCACTTGAAACTGCGGACATTGCCCTAATGGCTGATGACCTGGAACAATTGCCATATACCGTGAAATTAAGTAGAAAAACGTTGCGTACTATCAAAGAAAACATTATGTTTGCAGTAGGACTAAAAATTGCTGCACTGCTTCTCGTCATCCCAGGCTGGCTGACGCTATGGATCGCAATCTTTGCAGATATGGGGGCAACACTGTTAGTAGTGTTGAATTCACTTCGATTAATGAGAATTCAAAAGTAA
- a CDS encoding GNAT family N-acetyltransferase produces MIRQMIEEDIAAVQHIARETWKATYKELLPETVQQKFLDSAYSAPMLLKRMEKTEVLIAERDGRAVGFFNMTRIDEDGDSELTALYILPDYQRQGIGMELFQGALTLLDDAVKLFVYVDDLNDPAKAFYEKLGFELLEVFDEDFEGVPVETAQYVYMIREAALCI; encoded by the coding sequence ATGATTCGACAAATGATTGAGGAAGATATTGCTGCCGTTCAACACATTGCCCGTGAGACTTGGAAAGCAACGTATAAAGAACTTTTACCTGAAACTGTGCAACAGAAATTTCTCGATAGCGCTTACTCAGCACCTATGCTGTTGAAGCGAATGGAAAAGACGGAAGTTTTAATCGCCGAACGCGATGGCCGCGCTGTTGGATTCTTTAACATGACACGGATAGATGAAGATGGCGACTCGGAATTGACTGCACTTTATATACTCCCAGACTACCAGCGCCAAGGAATTGGCATGGAGTTATTTCAAGGTGCATTAACGCTGCTGGATGATGCTGTGAAACTATTTGTTTACGTTGATGACTTGAATGATCCTGCTAAAGCATTCTACGAGAAACTTGGTTTTGAGTTGCTTGAAGTGTTCGATGAAGACTTTGAAGGAGTTCCGGTTGAAACGGCACAATATGTTTATATGATTCGAGAAGCCGCATTATGCATCTGA
- a CDS encoding DUF1002 domain-containing protein yields MKRTLTASLALMLSVGLLLPNIASADSTINEKLGVPIVVYGANLSDDEKASVKKSLKVDEEAEVEEIEVTGKDLVTYIKDGDPNARMYSSAKIMRQDAGKGLVISIVTQDNITQVTPDMYATAMLTAGIEDAKVEVAAPKKVTGHSALVGIYKAYEVSGETLDKERTDVANDELDVATKLSEKGVDKDKVAELLTDIKQQISDKKPATKEDVEKIVKEQLEKHKIELSDADRQLLTDLMDRISKLDIDFSKFSQQLDDMASKVKDKLGEIDPGFWDKVKEFFKGLVDSVKSVFQ; encoded by the coding sequence ATGAAACGAACGCTTACTGCCAGTCTTGCATTGATGCTCTCTGTAGGACTGCTATTACCGAACATTGCTTCAGCGGATTCAACGATTAATGAGAAGCTGGGAGTGCCAATTGTAGTTTACGGTGCCAACCTTTCCGATGACGAAAAGGCGAGCGTGAAAAAAAGTCTGAAAGTTGACGAGGAAGCGGAAGTTGAAGAAATTGAAGTGACAGGTAAAGACTTGGTTACGTATATCAAAGACGGTGATCCGAATGCCCGTATGTATTCTTCAGCGAAAATCATGAGACAGGATGCGGGAAAAGGGCTCGTGATTTCAATCGTCACGCAAGATAATATAACTCAAGTTACTCCAGATATGTACGCAACAGCAATGCTGACTGCAGGGATTGAAGATGCTAAAGTAGAAGTGGCAGCACCTAAAAAAGTAACAGGGCATTCTGCGTTAGTCGGGATCTACAAAGCGTATGAAGTAAGCGGTGAAACGTTGGATAAAGAGCGGACTGACGTCGCCAATGACGAACTGGACGTTGCAACGAAACTGTCTGAAAAAGGTGTAGACAAAGATAAAGTCGCTGAATTGTTAACCGATATTAAACAACAGATTTCAGACAAAAAACCTGCGACTAAAGAAGACGTCGAAAAAATTGTCAAAGAACAATTAGAGAAACACAAAATTGAGCTGAGCGATGCAGATCGTCAACTACTGACTGACCTGATGGACAGAATTAGTAAACTCGATATCGATTTCTCGAAGTTTTCCCAGCAATTGGATGACATGGCTTCAAAAGTTAAAGACAAATTAGGCGAAATCGATCCTGGTTTTTGGGATAAAGTCAAAGAATTCTTCAAAGGACTTGTGGATTCAGTTAAATCCGTGTTTCAATAA
- a CDS encoding GNAT family N-acetyltransferase — MEFEFKDLGGDAYAFRNEKDGKALAEITWTLLGDVMVMDHTYVSEELRGGGVAKKLLDRAADYARENNLKMEAVCSYVVTAFNRYEEYNDVKA; from the coding sequence ATGGAATTTGAATTCAAAGATCTCGGCGGAGATGCTTATGCATTTCGCAATGAGAAAGATGGCAAAGCGCTGGCTGAAATTACGTGGACACTTCTTGGCGATGTAATGGTGATGGACCATACGTACGTTTCTGAAGAGCTCCGCGGCGGAGGCGTTGCGAAAAAACTTCTAGATCGTGCTGCTGATTATGCGCGTGAGAACAATTTGAAAATGGAAGCGGTTTGTTCATACGTAGTAACCGCGTTCAATCGATACGAAGAATATAACGATGTGAAAGCATAA
- a CDS encoding GNAT family N-acetyltransferase, translating to MQLKEWTMVEQEQLIHFMTTNTWPFHMQENSGRELIEKAIREGGYESDEVKTFWLVNDNGEKVGIAKIHDLQDDVPLFDLRIADRYRGRGYGASALRLMADYVFGLPEGKNRLAGHTRHDNLAMRKTFERSGFVKEGHLRQAWFSPEEDRFYDAITYGITREDYMAGKKTPVVWEDHEDSHIVQEIPDFPDQFESERLLIRMPSLNDVSDVNNAILQTLPTLRQWMAWAYQPQNLADTEQRMRQSIADFIMKKDLRLHLFEKETGDFVGSSGLHRIDWTIPKVEIGYWLANGYEGKGYMTEAVERITEFAFDELGARRVEIRCDELNKKSRAVAERSGFEQEAVLKNDDRSADGTHLRNTVVYAKISQ from the coding sequence ATGCAACTTAAAGAATGGACAATGGTGGAACAGGAACAGCTGATCCACTTCATGACAACGAATACATGGCCATTTCATATGCAAGAAAACTCAGGTCGTGAATTGATTGAAAAGGCGATACGAGAAGGCGGTTACGAGTCAGATGAAGTTAAAACATTTTGGCTCGTCAATGACAATGGTGAAAAAGTGGGCATCGCAAAGATTCATGATTTACAAGACGATGTCCCTTTATTCGACTTGCGTATCGCAGACCGGTATCGCGGGAGAGGCTATGGAGCCAGCGCGTTACGGCTTATGGCGGACTATGTATTCGGCCTGCCGGAAGGAAAGAACCGATTGGCTGGACATACACGTCATGACAATTTGGCGATGCGCAAAACGTTTGAACGGTCAGGATTTGTAAAAGAGGGGCACTTGCGGCAAGCATGGTTTTCTCCTGAAGAAGACCGTTTTTATGATGCCATTACTTACGGAATCACTCGTGAAGACTATATGGCCGGAAAGAAAACACCCGTCGTTTGGGAAGATCACGAGGATTCTCATATAGTTCAAGAAATTCCGGATTTCCCAGACCAATTTGAATCGGAACGGTTACTCATCCGCATGCCGTCATTAAATGACGTCTCTGATGTCAATAATGCAATTTTGCAGACACTGCCGACTCTGCGGCAATGGATGGCGTGGGCGTATCAGCCGCAGAATCTGGCGGACACAGAACAGCGGATGCGCCAGAGCATTGCAGATTTCATCATGAAAAAAGATCTAAGGCTGCATTTGTTCGAGAAAGAAACAGGTGACTTCGTTGGATCATCGGGGTTGCATCGAATCGATTGGACCATTCCCAAAGTTGAAATCGGCTACTGGTTAGCTAATGGATATGAAGGAAAAGGATACATGACAGAGGCTGTAGAACGGATTACGGAGTTTGCGTTCGATGAACTAGGTGCCAGGCGCGTAGAAATCAGATGCGATGAGCTCAACAAAAAAAGCCGTGCCGTTGCAGAACGGTCGGGCTTTGAACAGGAAGCTGTATTGAAAAATGATGATCGGTCGGCTGATGGCACACATTTGAGGAACACAGTTGTTTATGCAAAAATCAGCCAGTAA
- a CDS encoding lmo0937 family membrane protein, producing MGKLLWIIIVALIAFWVLGLVFKIGGGLIHILLVIALIVFILNMISGRRSV from the coding sequence ATGGGTAAATTACTTTGGATTATCATTGTAGCACTAATTGCATTCTGGGTGCTCGGCCTAGTTTTCAAAATCGGTGGTGGACTTATTCATATCTTGCTCGTCATCGCACTAATCGTATTTATTCTTAATATGATTTCAGGTAGACGGTCAGTTTAA
- the mntR gene encoding transcriptional regulator MntR, with the protein MATPSMEDYIEQIYLQIEAKGQARVSDVAESLAVLPSSVTKMAQRLHKEGYVFYERYKDISLTVRGRNFGERLVQRHELLEQFLRIIGVKEENIYGDVEGIEHHLSWDAMDRITDLVQAMNEDQGFVTALKQRNE; encoded by the coding sequence TTGGCAACACCGAGTATGGAAGACTACATTGAACAAATTTACTTGCAAATTGAAGCAAAAGGCCAGGCCAGAGTTTCTGACGTCGCAGAATCACTCGCTGTCCTCCCTTCATCCGTCACAAAAATGGCGCAGCGTTTGCATAAGGAAGGCTACGTCTTTTATGAACGCTATAAAGATATCAGCTTAACCGTTCGCGGCCGTAATTTTGGTGAACGTCTCGTGCAGCGGCATGAATTGCTGGAACAATTTTTGCGGATTATCGGAGTGAAGGAAGAAAACATATATGGAGATGTTGAAGGAATTGAACATCACCTGAGCTGGGACGCGATGGATCGAATAACCGATCTTGTACAGGCCATGAACGAAGACCAAGGCTTCGTGACTGCACTCAAACAGCGCAACGAATAA